A section of the Lepus europaeus isolate LE1 chromosome 19, mLepTim1.pri, whole genome shotgun sequence genome encodes:
- the LOC133747643 gene encoding homeobox protein MIXL1-like → MDFGKTSLETYAAPRSSRRSRTAFTPDQLGMLQAVFQSTACPDWEKIQELSSKLHLDECVIKTWFKNQRAKQRKLQRKGQPHQPSESTPQPPAPLPPPPGSEHSAPAQEDHGPGSSQAQGPEAAAEAPLPADLQDIHLDSSAPWASLPHDFGELVRMCSLFAGEEPDDLADI, encoded by the exons atggaCTTTGGGAAAACCTCTTTGGAAACCTATGCAG CGCCCAGGTCCTCTCGCCGCAGCCGCACGGCCTTTACCCCCGACCAGCTGGGGATGCTGCAAGCTGTTTTCCAAAGCACCGCCTGTCCTGACTGGGAGAAGATACAAGAGTTATCgtcaaaactccatctggatgaGTGCGTCATAAAG acGTGGTTTAAAAATCAGCGCGCCAAGCAAAGAAAACTGCAGCGAAAGGGCCAGCCCCACCAGCCCAGCGAGTCCACACCTCAGCCTCCTGCTccactgccgccgccgccaggCTCAGAGCACAGCGCGCCTGCGCAGGAAGATCACGGCCCTGGGAGCTCCCAGGCGCAGGGCCCCGAGGCGGCTGCCGAGGCCCCGCTGCCCGCCGACCTCCAGGACATCCATCTGGACTCCTCTGCGCCCTGGGCTTCGCTGCCCCACGACTTCGGGGAGCTCGTGCGGATGTGCAGCTTGTTCGCTGGCGAGGAGCCCGACGACCTAGCAGATATCTGA